In Myxococcus fulvus, the following proteins share a genomic window:
- a CDS encoding AraC family transcriptional regulator translates to MAEQLQVPFSTKLPHPVYFRTARLPTAATYPRHHHPWGEFVYAFSGVMELELAGSHYLAPPQYGIWLPPDVEHRGMNRSEASHCSLYLTKALCRGLPRTTCALAVSPLVKSLLEHLREHQVAYPRTSAERRLMRVLIDQLGLAPPQGSYLPMSDDALLGEVLRALVKAPADGRSLAEWARQVHTTERTLERRCQQHLGLSFSEWRQRLRVVKALAMLEEGSAVEVVALELGYSSASAFIAMFRRMTGTTPDKLRGHGLATS, encoded by the coding sequence ATGGCCGAGCAGCTCCAGGTTCCTTTCTCCACCAAGCTTCCGCACCCCGTGTACTTCCGCACGGCGCGGCTGCCCACGGCGGCCACGTACCCTCGGCATCACCACCCGTGGGGTGAGTTCGTCTACGCCTTCAGCGGGGTGATGGAGCTGGAGCTGGCGGGCAGCCACTACCTGGCGCCCCCGCAGTATGGAATCTGGCTGCCGCCGGACGTGGAGCACCGGGGGATGAACCGCTCGGAGGCGAGCCACTGCTCGCTGTACCTCACCAAGGCGCTGTGTCGGGGATTGCCGAGGACGACGTGCGCGCTGGCGGTGAGCCCGTTGGTGAAGTCGTTGTTGGAGCACCTGCGCGAGCACCAGGTGGCGTACCCGCGCACGAGCGCGGAGCGGCGGTTGATGCGGGTGCTCATCGACCAGCTCGGGCTCGCGCCGCCGCAGGGCAGCTACCTGCCCATGTCCGACGACGCGTTGCTCGGCGAGGTGCTGCGGGCGCTGGTGAAGGCGCCGGCGGATGGGCGCTCACTGGCCGAGTGGGCGCGCCAGGTGCACACCACGGAGCGGACGCTGGAGCGGCGCTGCCAGCAGCACCTGGGGTTGTCCTTCAGCGAGTGGCGTCAGCGCCTGCGGGTGGTGAAGGCGCTCGCGATGCTGGAGGAGGGGAGCGCCGTGGAGGTCGTCGCGCTGGAGCTGGGCTACAGCAGCGCGTCCGCCTTCATCGCCATGTTCCGCAGGATGACGGGGACCACGCCGGACAAGCTGCGAGGCCACGGGCTTGCGACTTCGTGA
- a CDS encoding DMT family transporter, which yields MSTLRRPVDGFALATMLLLCALWGVQQVAIKLAASDIPPLAQMALRSGLAALLVGLLCLLRGERLDVRDGTWRPGLLSGVLFGAEFLFIGEGLRHTHASHIAVFLYTAPVFTALGLHWRIPSERLRRVQWVGILVAFAGIMLAFGGGWLEGGITPRMLWGDTLGLLAGLSWSATTVVVRGSSLSEARPTHTLLYQLLGGFALLLPIALFTGQASHLSMTGTAWTSLLFQGVIVSFASYLVWFWLLRRYLASGLSVFSFMTPVFGVTAGWLVLREPVGLFFILGAALVLAGILIVSAPGLLRAAAPAAGLRPGRIVP from the coding sequence ATGAGCACGCTTCGCAGACCCGTCGATGGCTTCGCGCTCGCCACGATGCTCCTCCTGTGCGCCCTCTGGGGCGTTCAACAGGTGGCCATCAAGCTGGCCGCGTCCGACATCCCACCCCTGGCGCAGATGGCGCTGCGCTCGGGGCTCGCCGCCCTGCTCGTGGGCCTGCTGTGCCTGCTGCGCGGCGAGCGGCTGGACGTGCGTGACGGCACCTGGCGCCCCGGCCTGCTGTCGGGCGTGCTCTTCGGCGCCGAGTTCCTCTTCATTGGAGAGGGCCTGCGCCACACGCACGCGTCCCACATCGCCGTCTTCCTCTACACCGCGCCCGTCTTCACCGCGCTGGGCCTGCACTGGCGCATCCCCTCGGAGCGGCTGCGCCGGGTGCAGTGGGTGGGAATCCTGGTCGCCTTCGCGGGCATCATGCTCGCCTTCGGCGGTGGCTGGCTCGAGGGAGGCATCACCCCGCGGATGCTCTGGGGCGACACGCTGGGGCTGCTCGCGGGCCTGTCCTGGAGCGCGACCACCGTGGTGGTGCGCGGCTCGTCGCTCTCCGAGGCGCGCCCCACGCACACCCTGCTCTACCAGCTGCTCGGCGGCTTCGCGCTCCTGCTGCCCATCGCGCTGTTCACCGGACAGGCGAGCCACCTCTCCATGACGGGCACCGCCTGGACGAGCCTGCTCTTCCAGGGCGTCATCGTGTCCTTCGCCAGCTACCTCGTCTGGTTCTGGCTCCTGCGCCGCTACCTCGCCTCGGGCCTGTCCGTGTTCTCGTTCATGACGCCCGTGTTCGGCGTCACCGCGGGCTGGCTGGTGTTGCGCGAGCCCGTGGGGCTGTTCTTCATCCTGGGCGCGGCCCTGGTGCTCGCGGGCATCCTCATCGTCAGCGCGCCGGGACTCCTGCGCGCGGCCGCCCCCGCCGCGGGCCTCCGGCCGGGCCGGATCGTTCCGTAA